The Solea solea chromosome 19, fSolSol10.1, whole genome shotgun sequence genome has a window encoding:
- the slc31a1 gene encoding high affinity copper uptake protein 1 isoform X2 translates to MDHNHDHHMDPTMATPTTGHDHGGGDHGGHGGGDSGGHMMMMSFYFGYKNVELLFSGLLINTPGEMAGACIGVFLLAILYEGLKIGREVLLRRSQVNVRYNSMPLPGSDGTVLMETHKTVGQRLLSPSHFLQTLLHIIQVVVSYFLMLVFMTYNGYLCIAVAAGAGMGYFLFSWRRAVVVDITEHCH, encoded by the exons ATGGACCACAACCACGACCACCACATGGACCCTACCATGGCCACACCCACCACCGGTCATGACCACGGAGGAGGAGATCACGGAGGACACGGTGGCGGCGACAGTGGTGGACACATGATG ATGATGAGCTTCTACTTTGGCTACAAAAACGTGGAGCTGCTGTTCAGCGGACTGCTCATCAACACtcctggag AAATGGCCGGGGCGTGTATTGGTGTCTTCTTGCTGGCCATCCTGTATGAGGGGTTAAAGATTGGCCGCGAGGTTCTGCTGCGTCGCAGTCAAGTCAACGTGCGCTACAACTCGATGCCGCTCCCCGGGTCTGATGGGACAGTGCTGATGGAGACGCACAAAACTGTCGG GCAGCGGCTGCTCAGCCCCAGCCACTTCCTGCAGACCCTGCTGCACATCATCCAGGTGGTCGTGAGCTACTTCCTGATGCTCGTCTTCATGACCTACAACGGTTACCTCTGCATCGCCGTGGCAGCCGGAGCCGGCATGGGCTACTTCCTGTTCAGCTGGAGGAgagcggtggtcgtcgacatcACCGAACACTGTCATTAG
- the slc25a46 gene encoding mitochondrial outer membrane protein SLC25A46 → MASRRPDSFDGLGYRGRDDPLYGASYPLRSAGAPTELQQHWVTTPPDIPGSRNLHTGERTPQHDEQLGEHGGRGVAGGWDAPQPGVPPGEQMNRFAGFGIGLVSLFTENVLSHPCIVFRRQCQVNYHARCYHLTPFSTVSVMYALTKAQGVKCLWKGMTSTFIVHGITLGAEGIISEFTPLPRDLPHRWTMKQLAGHFLLKGLTAVVALPFYCASLIETVQSEIVRDESSSGLLDCIREGVARLLGVGAPHSRRLLPLSALLVPAALHAILRYVVMSCVQRLVLWLHQRTKKQWTEPSNPLDNYFPELAAAWAGALVADVLVFPLETALHRLSLQGTRTIIDATDGVVAVGNGNSPLVMPVNTQYEGFSECLHSIRRREGVAGYYRGFGALVTQYALHGALLAAARTVLRLLLLDGRLS, encoded by the exons ATGGCCTCCAGGCGGCCGGACAGCTTCGATGGGCTCGGTTACCGGGGCCGCGATGATCCGCTGTACGGAGCCAGCTACCCGCTGAGGAGCGCCGGAGCCCCAacggagctgcagcagcactggGTCACCACGCCGCCGGACATCCCCGGCAGCCGCAACTTGCACACCGGAGAGCGGACACCGCAGCATGACGAGCAACTGGGAGAGCACGGAGGTCGCGGAGTCGCAGGCGGCTGGGACGCCCCGCAGCCCGGCGTACCACCTGGCG AGCAGATGAATCGATTTGCCGGCTTTGGAATCGGACTCGTCAG tctgttcACAGAGAACGTCCTCTCTCACCCGTGTATTGTCTTCCGCAGACAGTGTCAG GTGAACTACCATGCCCGCTGTTACCACCTGACTCCGTTCAGCACCGTCTCCGTCATGTACGCCTTAACCAAGGCTCAG GGTGTGAAGTGTCTGTGGAAGGGGATGACCAGCACGTTCATCGTTCACGGCATTACACTGGGCGCCGAAGGCATCATCAGCGAGTTCACACCGTTACCACG GGATCTTCCACACAGATGGACCATGAAACAGCTAGCTGGACATTTCCTACTTAAAGG gtTAACAGCTGTGGTTGCGCTTCCGTTTTACTGTGCCAGCCTCATCGAGACAGTCCAG AGCGAAATTGTGCGTGATGAATCATCGTCCGGTCTGCTCGACTGCATCCGTGAAGGTGTGGCTCGACTGTTGGGTGTAGGTGCTCCCCACAGTCGGCGTCTGCTCCCTCTCAGCGCTCTGCTGGTTCCTGCTGCGCTGCACGCCATCCTGCGCTACGTCGTCATGTCCTGCGTGCAGCGACTGGTGCTCTGGCTGCACCAGCGCACGAAGAAGCAGTGGACGGAGCCGTCCAACCCACTGGACAACTACTTCCCTGAGCTTGCTGCAGCGTGGGCAGGCGCTCTTGTGGCGGACGTGCTCGTGTTTCCCCTAGAGACGGCGCTGCACCGCCTCAGCCTGCAGGGCACACGCACCATCATTGATGCCACAGACGGCGTGGTTGCCGTTGGAAACGGTAACAGTCCACTGGTCATGCCGGTCAACACGCAATACGAAGGCTTCTCCGAATGCCTCCACTCCATCCGCCGCAGGGAGGGCGTGGCTGGCTATTACCGAGGCTTCGGGGCGCTAGTGACGCAGTATGCACTGCATGGAGCTCTGCTAGCGGCGGCGAGGACTGTGctgagactgctgctgctggatgggAGGCTCAGCTAA
- the slc31a1 gene encoding high affinity copper uptake protein 1 isoform X1 translates to MDHNHDHHMDPTMATPTTGHDHGGGDHGGHGGGDSGGHMMMMSFYFGYKNVELLFSGLLINTPGEMAGACIGVFLLAILYEGLKIGREVLLRRSQVNVRYNSMPLPGSDGTVLMETHKTVGVDGAEPILKVRVKSNLSRSNRQRLLSPSHFLQTLLHIIQVVVSYFLMLVFMTYNGYLCIAVAAGAGMGYFLFSWRRAVVVDITEHCH, encoded by the exons ATGGACCACAACCACGACCACCACATGGACCCTACCATGGCCACACCCACCACCGGTCATGACCACGGAGGAGGAGATCACGGAGGACACGGTGGCGGCGACAGTGGTGGACACATGATG ATGATGAGCTTCTACTTTGGCTACAAAAACGTGGAGCTGCTGTTCAGCGGACTGCTCATCAACACtcctggag AAATGGCCGGGGCGTGTATTGGTGTCTTCTTGCTGGCCATCCTGTATGAGGGGTTAAAGATTGGCCGCGAGGTTCTGCTGCGTCGCAGTCAAGTCAACGTGCGCTACAACTCGATGCCGCTCCCCGGGTCTGATGGGACAGTGCTGATGGAGACGCACAAAACTGTCGG AGTGGATGGGGCGGAGCCTATTTTGAAAGTCAGAGTAAAGTCCAACCTCTCAAGAAGCAACAG GCAGCGGCTGCTCAGCCCCAGCCACTTCCTGCAGACCCTGCTGCACATCATCCAGGTGGTCGTGAGCTACTTCCTGATGCTCGTCTTCATGACCTACAACGGTTACCTCTGCATCGCCGTGGCAGCCGGAGCCGGCATGGGCTACTTCCTGTTCAGCTGGAGGAgagcggtggtcgtcgacatcACCGAACACTGTCATTAG